A single region of the Pseudomonas solani genome encodes:
- a CDS encoding putative maltokinase, with amino-acid sequence MANQQRPELHTLVIEQDLQELLQGASGSLMKDSLAAYLPRRRWFSGDAAGEVHLLYAVPFGEADELCVLAEVECRDGERREHYQLPLAFVTEHQAGSAAPEHLALARLHRGRQVGLLTDAFTLPGFVRQVVRQLSRGQVLRWQGSELQFVPTSRLVDFIGDLDGDVSLVSAEQSNSSAVIGDSMVLKLVRRVLPGIHPETEMGGYLTEHGFANIPPLLGEVRRVDEAGTPHTLMVLQAFLSNQGDAWQWTLNTLERAVRDELAGGASGQESPHSALGELEAFARMLGRRLGEMHEVLARPSDNPDFGYRSSDIAETNGWAHSVGLQLHEALERVAESREGLSESARALADWLGSHQAGLLEVVGKLARHSAGGIRIRVHGDLHLGQVLVARGDAFIIDFEGEPTRSLEERRARHSPLKDVAGMLRSFDYAAAMALRNAQGADAPSEAASARQRIASSYRSQARTAFHEAYRLAAASLPHAWHERDGEVAALALFSIEKAAYEILYEARYRPDWLDVPMLGLVELGRHLLGSKQ; translated from the coding sequence ATGGCGAACCAACAGCGGCCCGAGCTGCACACACTGGTCATCGAGCAGGACCTGCAAGAGCTACTCCAGGGCGCCAGCGGCTCCCTGATGAAGGATTCCCTGGCGGCCTACCTGCCCAGGCGCCGCTGGTTCTCCGGCGACGCGGCGGGCGAGGTGCACCTGCTCTATGCCGTGCCCTTCGGCGAGGCGGACGAACTCTGCGTACTGGCCGAGGTGGAGTGCCGCGACGGCGAGCGCCGCGAGCATTACCAGCTGCCCCTGGCTTTCGTCACCGAGCACCAGGCCGGCAGCGCTGCGCCCGAACACCTGGCCCTGGCGCGCCTGCACCGGGGCCGCCAGGTGGGCCTGCTCACCGACGCCTTCACCCTGCCGGGCTTCGTGCGCCAGGTGGTGCGCCAGCTGAGCCGTGGCCAGGTGCTGCGCTGGCAGGGCAGCGAGCTGCAGTTCGTGCCCACCTCGCGCCTGGTGGACTTCATCGGCGACCTGGACGGCGACGTCAGCCTGGTGTCTGCCGAGCAATCCAACAGTTCGGCGGTGATCGGCGACAGCATGGTGCTCAAGCTGGTGCGCCGGGTGCTGCCGGGCATCCATCCGGAAACCGAGATGGGCGGCTACCTCACCGAACACGGCTTCGCCAACATCCCGCCCTTGCTGGGCGAGGTGCGCCGCGTCGACGAGGCCGGCACGCCGCATACGCTGATGGTGCTGCAGGCCTTCCTCAGCAACCAGGGCGATGCCTGGCAGTGGACCCTGAACACCCTGGAGCGCGCCGTGCGCGACGAACTGGCCGGCGGCGCATCCGGGCAGGAGAGCCCGCACAGCGCACTGGGGGAACTGGAAGCCTTCGCCCGCATGCTCGGCCGCCGCCTCGGCGAGATGCACGAGGTGCTGGCCCGCCCCAGCGACAACCCCGACTTCGGCTACCGGAGCAGCGATATCGCGGAAACCAACGGCTGGGCCCACAGCGTCGGCCTGCAGTTGCACGAGGCGCTGGAACGGGTGGCCGAATCCCGCGAGGGCCTTTCCGAGTCCGCCCGGGCGCTGGCCGATTGGCTGGGCAGCCACCAGGCCGGGCTGCTCGAGGTGGTCGGCAAGCTGGCCCGGCACAGCGCCGGTGGCATCCGCATCCGCGTCCATGGCGACCTGCACCTGGGGCAGGTGCTGGTGGCCCGGGGCGACGCCTTCATCATCGATTTCGAGGGCGAGCCCACCCGCAGCCTAGAAGAACGCCGCGCCCGCCACAGCCCGCTGAAGGACGTGGCCGGCATGCTGCGCTCCTTCGATTACGCCGCCGCCATGGCCCTGCGCAACGCCCAGGGCGCCGATGCCCCCAGCGAGGCCGCCAGCGCCCGCCAGCGCATCGCCAGCAGCTACCGCAGCCAGGCGCGCACCGCCTTCCACGAAGCCTACCGGCTGGCCGCCGCGAGCCTGCCCCATGCCTGGCACGAGCGTGACGGCGAAGTCGCCGCCCTGGCGCTGTTCAGCATCGAGAAGGCCGCCTACGAAATCCTTTACGAAGCCCGCTACCGCCCCGATTGGCTGGATGTGCCGATGCTGGGGCTGGTGGAGTTGGGCCGTCATCTCCTGGGGAGCAAGCAATGA
- a CDS encoding sigma-54-dependent transcriptional regulator yields MRIHVTFIDRVGITQEVLALLGGRNLNLDAVEMVPPNVYIDAPTLSAEVLDELRGALHKVEGVREVTVVDILPGQRHRLQLDALLAAMTDPVLAVDQDGRVLLANPALLALHGGELEGATLAQLFADDSLHNVLREQGFRLPLREVTLKGQALMLDAVPITEGEHLAGALLTLYLPNRIGERLSALHHDHAEGFDALLGDSQPIRTLKARALRVAALDAPLMINGETGTGKELVARACHAVSARHNQPFLALNCAALPENLAESELFGYAPGAFTGAQRGGKPGLLELANQGTVFLDEIGEMSPYLQAKLLRFLSDGCFRRVGGDREVKVDVRILSATHRNLEKMVAEGTFREDLFYRLNVLNLEVPPLRDRDQDILMLARFFMQQACTQIQRPPCRLAPGTYPALLGNRWPGNVRQLQNVIFRAAAICESSLVEIGDLDIAGTAVARQNDGEVSSLEEAVENFERALLEKLFTSYPSTRQLAARLQTSHTAIAHRLRKYGIPGKS; encoded by the coding sequence ATGCGCATTCACGTCACCTTCATCGATCGCGTCGGCATCACCCAGGAAGTCCTCGCCCTGCTCGGCGGGCGCAACCTCAACCTGGATGCGGTGGAGATGGTCCCGCCGAACGTCTACATCGATGCGCCGACCCTCAGCGCCGAGGTGCTGGACGAGCTGCGCGGTGCGCTGCACAAGGTGGAAGGCGTGCGCGAGGTGACGGTGGTGGACATCCTCCCCGGCCAGCGCCACCGCCTGCAGCTGGACGCCCTGCTGGCGGCGATGACCGACCCGGTGCTGGCGGTGGACCAGGACGGCCGCGTGCTGCTGGCCAACCCGGCGCTGCTGGCCCTGCATGGCGGCGAGCTGGAGGGCGCGACCCTGGCCCAGCTGTTCGCCGACGACAGCCTGCACAATGTGCTGCGTGAACAGGGCTTCCGCCTGCCGCTGCGCGAGGTGACCCTCAAGGGCCAGGCGCTGATGCTCGATGCCGTGCCCATCACCGAGGGCGAGCACCTGGCTGGCGCGCTGCTCACCCTTTACCTGCCCAACCGCATCGGCGAGCGCCTTTCGGCCCTGCACCATGACCATGCCGAAGGCTTCGATGCGCTGCTGGGCGACTCCCAGCCCATCCGCACCCTCAAGGCCCGCGCCCTGCGCGTGGCGGCCCTGGATGCACCCTTGATGATCAATGGCGAGACCGGCACCGGCAAGGAACTGGTGGCGCGGGCCTGCCATGCGGTCAGCGCGCGGCACAACCAGCCGTTCCTGGCGCTTAACTGCGCTGCATTGCCGGAGAACCTCGCCGAAAGCGAGCTGTTCGGCTACGCACCGGGTGCCTTCACCGGTGCCCAGCGCGGCGGCAAGCCGGGCCTGCTGGAGCTGGCCAACCAGGGCACGGTGTTCCTCGACGAGATCGGCGAGATGTCGCCCTACCTGCAGGCCAAGCTGCTGCGCTTCCTCAGCGACGGTTGCTTCCGCCGTGTGGGTGGCGACCGCGAGGTGAAGGTGGACGTGCGCATCCTCAGCGCCACCCACCGCAACCTGGAAAAGATGGTGGCCGAAGGCACCTTCCGCGAAGACCTGTTCTACCGCCTCAACGTGCTCAACCTGGAAGTACCGCCGCTACGCGACCGCGACCAGGACATCCTCATGCTGGCGCGCTTCTTCATGCAGCAGGCCTGCACCCAGATCCAGCGCCCGCCGTGCCGCCTGGCCCCGGGCACCTACCCGGCGCTGCTGGGCAACCGCTGGCCGGGCAACGTGCGCCAGCTGCAGAACGTGATCTTCCGCGCCGCCGCCATCTGCGAAAGCAGCCTGGTGGAAATCGGTGACCTGGACATCGCCGGCACCGCCGTGGCGCGGCAGAACGACGGCGAGGTGAGCAGCCTGGAAGAAGCCGTGGAGAACTTCGAGCGCGCACTGCTGGAAAAACTCTTCACCAGCTACCCCTCCACCCGCCAGCTGGCCGCCCGCCTGCAGACCTCCCACACCGCCATTGCCCACCGTTTGCGCAAGTACGGGATACCCGGCAAAAGCTGA
- a CDS encoding alpha-1,4-glucan--maltose-1-phosphate maltosyltransferase, whose product MSPSTPAESAARLSGALQLDEALAFPRIAIESVEPQLEGGRFAAKAIEGEARTVTAVIFADGHDKLAGQLLWRPVEDPEWQRVPLEFLGNDHWQASFVPPRMGRVVFAVEAWWDLYGSYCYELSKKHGAGVPIKLELQEGALLLRQTLEQAPAAQVDTLQALLERLEEAQSIDERVALLLAPETVAAVTRVEAHPHRVRSALYPLDVERKLAEFASWYELFPRSAANDGKRHGTFRDVIARLPDIQAMGFDVLYFPPIHPIGRTHRKGPNNSLKAGPDDPGSPYAIGSAEGGHEAIHPQLGSREDFQALVQAAREHGLEIALDFAIQCSPDHPWLAQHPGWFSWRPDGSIRHAENPPKKYEDIVNVDFYARDAQPDLWLALRDVVKGWVEQGVTLFRVDNPHTKPLPFWEWLIADIRAAHPEVIFLAEAFTRPAVMARLGKVGFTQSYTYFTWRNTKEELAQYFTELNQPPLCDCYRPNFFVNTPDINPFPLHGQGRAAFLIRAALATMGSGLWGMYSGFEICESAPVPGKEEYLDSEKYQLRQRDYRAPGNIVGEIAQLNRIRRANPALQTHLGLQVYSAWNDSILYFGKRTADRSNFILVAISLDPHNAQEASFELPLWELGLPEDAATQGEDLMNGHTWTWYGKTQWMRIEPWHQPFGIWRIRAAT is encoded by the coding sequence ATGTCCCCGAGCACACCCGCCGAGTCCGCCGCGCGTCTTTCCGGAGCGCTGCAGCTGGACGAGGCCCTGGCATTCCCGCGTATCGCCATCGAATCCGTCGAGCCGCAGCTGGAAGGCGGCCGCTTCGCCGCCAAGGCCATCGAGGGGGAGGCCCGCACCGTCACGGCGGTGATCTTCGCCGACGGCCACGACAAGCTGGCCGGCCAGCTGCTCTGGCGCCCGGTCGAGGACCCCGAATGGCAGCGCGTGCCCCTGGAATTCCTCGGCAACGACCACTGGCAGGCCAGCTTCGTGCCGCCGCGCATGGGCCGTGTGGTGTTCGCCGTGGAAGCCTGGTGGGACCTCTATGGCAGCTACTGCTACGAACTGTCGAAGAAACACGGCGCCGGCGTGCCCATCAAGCTGGAGCTGCAGGAAGGCGCGCTGCTGCTACGCCAGACCCTGGAACAGGCGCCGGCGGCCCAGGTGGACACGCTGCAGGCGCTGCTCGAACGCCTGGAAGAAGCGCAATCCATCGACGAACGCGTGGCCCTGCTGCTGGCCCCCGAGACGGTGGCCGCCGTGACCCGCGTCGAGGCCCATCCCCATCGCGTGCGCAGCGCGCTGTACCCGTTGGACGTGGAGCGCAAGCTGGCCGAGTTCGCCAGCTGGTACGAGCTGTTCCCGCGCTCGGCGGCCAACGACGGCAAGCGCCACGGCACCTTCCGCGACGTCATCGCGCGGCTGCCGGATATCCAGGCCATGGGCTTCGACGTGCTCTACTTCCCGCCCATCCATCCCATCGGCCGCACCCACCGCAAGGGCCCGAACAATTCTCTCAAGGCCGGCCCGGACGACCCCGGCAGCCCCTACGCCATCGGCAGCGCCGAAGGCGGCCACGAGGCCATCCACCCGCAGCTGGGCAGCCGCGAAGACTTCCAGGCCCTGGTCCAGGCCGCCCGCGAGCATGGCCTGGAGATCGCCCTCGACTTCGCCATCCAGTGCTCCCCGGACCACCCGTGGCTGGCCCAGCACCCCGGCTGGTTCAGCTGGCGCCCCGACGGCTCCATCCGCCATGCCGAGAACCCGCCGAAGAAGTACGAGGACATCGTCAACGTCGACTTCTACGCCCGTGATGCCCAGCCCGACCTGTGGCTGGCCCTGCGCGACGTGGTCAAGGGTTGGGTGGAGCAGGGCGTGACCCTGTTCCGCGTCGACAACCCCCACACCAAGCCGCTGCCGTTCTGGGAGTGGCTGATCGCCGATATCCGCGCCGCCCACCCCGAGGTGATCTTCCTCGCCGAGGCCTTCACCCGGCCGGCGGTGATGGCGCGCCTGGGCAAGGTCGGCTTCACCCAGAGCTACACCTACTTCACCTGGCGCAACACCAAGGAGGAGCTCGCCCAGTACTTCACCGAGCTCAACCAGCCGCCGCTGTGCGACTGCTACCGGCCGAACTTCTTCGTCAACACGCCGGACATCAACCCCTTCCCGCTGCACGGCCAGGGGCGCGCCGCCTTCCTCATCCGTGCCGCCCTGGCCACCATGGGCTCCGGCCTCTGGGGCATGTACTCCGGCTTCGAGATCTGCGAGTCGGCGCCGGTGCCGGGCAAGGAGGAATACCTGGATTCGGAGAAGTACCAGCTGCGCCAACGCGACTACCGCGCCCCCGGCAACATCGTCGGCGAGATCGCCCAGCTCAACCGCATCCGCCGTGCCAACCCGGCCTTGCAGACGCACCTCGGGCTGCAGGTCTACAGCGCCTGGAACGACAGCATCCTGTATTTCGGCAAGCGCACCGCCGACCGCTCCAACTTCATCCTGGTTGCCATCAGCCTCGACCCGCACAACGCCCAGGAGGCCAGCTTCGAGCTGCCGCTGTGGGAGCTGGGCCTGCCCGAGGATGCCGCCACCCAGGGCGAAGACCTGATGAACGGCCACACCTGGACCTGGTACGGCAAGACCCAGTGGATGCGCATCGAGCCCTGGCACCAGCCCTTCGGCATCTGGCGCATCCGCGCCGCCACCTGA